GTCGGGTCGCGTGAAGTCGAGGTTGACCGTCGGCAAACGGGCGAAAGGATATTGCGACGTGAGCGATGTGGCGTCCATGCGTCGTCTCCTTAGCGTTGGCGCGTTTGCAGTTGGTGATAGCCCAGTTCCTTGCGCGCGTCGTCGAGTCGCTTGCCGCCGCGCACGGCATCTCGAATGTGACGCTCGGCGGCGTCGATGGTCTCGGCCGCGTTAAGCACCGCGGCCTCGTGCTCCCGCGGAATCACGACGACACCGTCGGCGTCGCCGCGCAGAATGTCGCCAGGATTCACGCGCGCGTTGCCGATGTTGACGGGCACGCCGACCGACTCGACCTGAACGCGATCCTTGCCGGTGCGCATCCAGTTGCCGCGGCTGAAGATCGGGTAGCCCAGTTCGAGCGCAAGCGACACGTCGCGGCAGATGCCGTCGATGACGGTGCCCGCGATGCCGCGTCGATGGGCGATCTCCGTGAGGATGTCGCCCCACACCGTACAGTCCTCGCGCCCGCCGTTGTCGAGCACGAGCACGGTGCCGGGCGGGATGTCGTCGATGTAGTCGCCGACGGTCCCGGGCGGCGTGCTGGCCGGGCCGTATTGCAGCGTATAGGCGCGACCCGCCATGCGGTAGCGGCTGTCGCGTGCTTTGACCTGATGGCATTGCCCGGCGATGCCGAGCCGGTCGAGCGCGTCGCTCAGCGTGGCGGTGTCGAGCGCCGCCGCGCGGGTGACGTTCGTGTCTTGCGGTTGTGTCATGGCATGTCTCCTGATGATGTGTC
The Pandoraea pulmonicola DNA segment above includes these coding regions:
- a CDS encoding RraA family protein → MTQPQDTNVTRAAALDTATLSDALDRLGIAGQCHQVKARDSRYRMAGRAYTLQYGPASTPPGTVGDYIDDIPPGTVLVLDNGGREDCTVWGDILTEIAHRRGIAGTVIDGICRDVSLALELGYPIFSRGNWMRTGKDRVQVESVGVPVNIGNARVNPGDILRGDADGVVVIPREHEAAVLNAAETIDAAERHIRDAVRGGKRLDDARKELGYHQLQTRQR